Proteins from one Veillonellales bacterium genomic window:
- a CDS encoding nucleoside kinase: MNDRISINFTNGDCSLYERGITLLQLSQARSNLYSSPIVAAKVNNEIKDLPTVIEDDCTVEFLDLRSEAGVKIYQRTLIFIMITAVQELFPQGELTVEHSLSKGLYCELHLPRELTEQDIAALETEMRQIIAQDRLITKKILPTQEAIALFSAAGQQEKAKLLQQYKRKTVSIYYCGGVYDYLYGNMAPSTGYAAVFALQFYKPGFILRFPEPGRPEELPDFVDQPKLAEIFLEAEKWGEILRCGYVATLNDYVCFQKVDDIIRVAEALHEKKIAQIADFVAEHRDKVRVILVAGPSSSGKTTFAQRLGIQLRVNGVRPVPISLDDYFVDRACTPRDEKGDYDFEAIEAIDLNLFNEHLIQLLKGEEVKAPSYNFMTGQREYRGQKIHIDHDQPLIIEGIHGLNERLTRAVPRDQKIKIYISALTQLSIDNHNRIPTTDTRLIRRIVRDSQFRNHDALRTLQLWPAVRRGEERNIFPFQEEADIMFNSALIYELGVLKKYAEPLLQQVTAEYSQYVEAKRLLNFLAHFSSIDDKEIPNNSILREFIGNSCFSQIE; encoded by the coding sequence ATGAATGACCGGATTAGCATTAATTTCACCAATGGAGATTGTAGCTTGTATGAGCGGGGGATAACCTTGCTTCAACTGAGTCAGGCAAGGAGCAATCTCTATTCCTCACCGATAGTAGCCGCGAAAGTTAATAATGAAATAAAAGATTTGCCGACTGTTATTGAGGATGATTGTACAGTTGAGTTTCTTGATTTACGAAGCGAGGCCGGAGTAAAGATCTATCAGCGCACCCTTATTTTTATCATGATCACTGCGGTACAGGAGTTATTCCCCCAAGGAGAGTTAACGGTTGAGCACTCTCTAAGCAAGGGGCTTTATTGTGAACTGCATCTGCCAAGAGAACTTACTGAGCAGGATATTGCGGCATTGGAAACCGAGATGCGGCAGATTATTGCGCAAGATCGCCTGATTACAAAAAAGATATTGCCGACCCAAGAGGCGATTGCGCTATTCTCCGCAGCCGGACAGCAGGAAAAGGCAAAATTGCTGCAACAGTATAAAAGGAAAACTGTCAGTATTTATTATTGTGGCGGAGTTTACGATTATTTATATGGGAATATGGCGCCTAGTACAGGGTATGCGGCAGTATTTGCGCTCCAGTTTTACAAACCCGGATTCATCTTACGGTTCCCTGAGCCAGGACGTCCGGAAGAATTACCTGATTTTGTTGATCAGCCCAAACTGGCGGAAATTTTTCTTGAGGCTGAAAAATGGGGAGAAATACTGCGTTGCGGCTATGTTGCCACCTTAAATGACTATGTTTGTTTTCAAAAAGTGGATGATATTATTCGGGTAGCCGAGGCCTTGCATGAAAAGAAAATCGCCCAAATTGCCGATTTTGTTGCCGAGCACCGGGATAAAGTACGAGTCATTTTAGTGGCGGGCCCATCTTCATCCGGGAAAACTACCTTTGCTCAGCGCTTAGGTATTCAATTACGGGTGAATGGCGTTCGTCCTGTCCCCATATCCCTTGATGATTATTTCGTTGATCGCGCCTGTACTCCCCGTGACGAAAAGGGTGACTACGATTTTGAAGCCATCGAGGCTATCGATTTAAATTTATTTAATGAACATCTGATTCAACTGTTAAAAGGAGAGGAAGTAAAAGCGCCCTCTTATAATTTCATGACTGGACAACGGGAATATCGCGGCCAAAAAATTCATATCGATCATGATCAGCCTCTTATTATTGAAGGCATTCATGGTTTAAATGAACGACTGACCCGGGCGGTTCCCCGGGATCAAAAAATAAAAATATATATCAGTGCGCTTACCCAGTTATCCATTGACAACCATAACCGGATTCCGACGACAGATACCCGTTTGATTCGGCGTATTGTCCGGGACAGCCAATTCAGGAACCACGATGCGCTACGGACATTGCAGCTTTGGCCGGCGGTTCGACGGGGAGAAGAACGGAATATCTTTCCTTTTCAGGAAGAGGCCGATATTATGTTTAATTCGGCGTTAATTTATGAATTAGGTGTTTTAAAAAAATATGCTGAGCCATTGCTGCAGCAGGTTACGGCTGAATATTCTCAGTATGTGGAAGCCAAACGACTGTTAAATTTTTTGGCTCATTTTTCTTCGATTGATGATAAGGAAATTCCGAATAATTCTATATTGCGTGAGTTCATCGGGAATTCGTGTTTTAGCCAAATAGAATAA